The Candidatus Deferrimicrobiaceae bacterium genome includes a region encoding these proteins:
- a CDS encoding DUF1844 domain-containing protein, translating to MAESTEDKGFKFVDKRTMSDEEREAEQKSATIPPPPPPHAPAPPAEGAAQGENVPPIDPHAAPHGHGPGAGPPAFLDLLQSLQFSAMMHLGMVQEQDGRRSPVDLPGARDAIDMMDILKEKTKGNLTAEEDEVLTEGLYVLRMSYLAATNAGKPQGGGKP from the coding sequence ATGGCCGAATCGACCGAAGACAAGGGATTCAAGTTCGTCGACAAGCGGACGATGTCCGACGAGGAGCGGGAGGCCGAGCAAAAGTCGGCGACGATCCCGCCGCCTCCTCCCCCGCATGCTCCGGCGCCCCCCGCGGAGGGCGCCGCGCAGGGAGAGAATGTGCCGCCGATAGACCCCCACGCCGCGCCGCACGGGCACGGGCCCGGAGCCGGTCCCCCCGCTTTCCTCGACCTGCTCCAGTCGCTCCAGTTCAGTGCGATGATGCATCTCGGCATGGTCCAGGAGCAGGACGGCAGGCGGTCGCCCGTCGACCTGCCCGGCGCCAGGGACGCGATCGACATGATGGACATCCTCAAGGAAAAGACGAAGGGAAATCTCACGGCGGAAGAGGACGAAGTGCTGACCGAGGGGCTTTATGTACTGAGGATGAGCTACCTCGCCGCGACGAACGCCGGAAAACCGCAAGGAGGAGGAAAACCCTGA